A segment of the Gemmatimonas sp. genome:
GCGCCCCGGCTATCAGGTGCCGTTCGCTGCGCGCATTCGCCGCGACGCGCAGATGCCCACGGCGGCCGTTGGCCTCATCACCGACGCCGCGCAGGCCGAAGCCATCGTGGCCAACGGTGAGGCCGACCTGGTGCTGCTTGCGCGCGAAATGCTGCGGCATCCGCGGTGGGCGCTCGAGGCGGCACACGCCTTGGGCGCGGTCGGCGACTGGCCCAACCAGTACCTGCGCGCGCGACGGCGCTGACGCCAACCGGCGTCAGCCTTGGCCGTGCGTCAGTCGAGGCCGCCCAGCTGACAGATGTGCGCCCACTCGGGCGCAGCAACCGGGACCACCGACAGCCGCCCCACCTTGATGAGCGCCATCTCGGTCAGCGCCGGGTCGGCCTTGAGCTGCGGCAGCGTGACCATGGTGCGAAACGGCTGCACCGCCTTCACATCGACCATGTACCAGGTCGGCATATCGGGGTCGCTCTTGGGATCGAAGTAGTCGTGCTGCGGATCCCACGCCGTCGGGTCGGGATAGCCCTCGCGCACGACCTCGCAGATGCCCACGATACCCGACGGCTCGGCGTTGGAGTGGTAGTAGAACGCGAGGTCTCCCTTCTTCATGCCGTCGCGCATGAAGTTGCGGGCGCTGCTGTTGCGTACACTGTCCCAGCACGTGGTCCGCTTGGGCGCCTGCAGCAGATCGCTCCAGGAGAACACGTCGGGCTCCGACTTGATGAGCCAGAAGCGTTGCTCGCCGGGCGTCCGCGGCGCAAACACGTGCGCCCACGCGCCCTGCTCGTAGGGCATCGACTTGGGGGCTTTCTTGGCCGGCATGCGCGGAAGCCCCGTCAGTTCATGCAGCAGTTGCCACTGCCGCACCCGCCACGGGGCGGCCCGCTCGGCACGGCGCACGCGTCGCCGGACTGCCCGTGGGTGAACGTGACCAACCCGCCCGAAAGCACGCGACGCACCGGCAGCTGCGTCTCCGGATGCTGGGTGAGCGGCGCGTCGGCCATCGACTGGCGGACCTCGAACCGTTCGGGCACCGCATCGGGCGCCGCGGGGATGGTTTCGTAGACGTAGATGGGCATGGCTGCAAGTTATCGTCGGCGTCAATTCCCGAAGGGACGCGCCGTGGCCCCCTGCGGGGCCGGGCTGTAGCTTCGCCCCATGCGACCTCTCCCCCCTGTCACCAGCGCCCTCGCCGCGCTCCTGCTGTGCACGACGGCCGCGCCGGCGTGGAGCCAGACGCCTGCGACCGCGCAGCTCACGGCCATTACCGACAAGGTCTTTGCGCCGTGGAACAGCACCCACTCGCCCGGCTGCGCCGTGGGCATCGCGCGCGGCGGCGTCACGCTGCTCGAGCGCGGCTACGGCATGGCCGATCTTGCCGGCGGACGCCCCATCACCCCCGCCACCATTCTCGAATCGGGGTCTGTGGCCAAGCAGTTCACCGCCACGGCGGTGATGCTGCTGGTGGCCGACGGCAAGCTCCGGTTGGAGGATGATGCGCGGCGCTACCTGCCCGAGCTGCCCACGTACGGGCGCACCATCACGGTGCGTCATCTGCTGACGCACACCAGCGGGCTACGCGAGTGGAGCAACCTCGTGGCCTGGCAGGGGTGGCCGCGCGGCACGCGCATGCACACGCAGGGCGATGCGTTCCGCATCATCACCAGCCAGCGCGCGCTCAACTATCCGGTGGGTGACCACTATTCGTACACCAACTCGGGGTACCTGCTGGCGCGCACGCTCGTGGAGCGCGTGAGCGGCCAGGACTTCGAGACGTTCACGGCCGAGCGCATCTTCAAGCCGCTCGGGCTCACGCACACATCGTGGCGTGGCAACTTCACGCGCGTGGTGCCCGGGCTGGCGCAGGCGTACCGGCGCCATCGCGGCGAGTGGCAGCTGGACATGCCCAACGACCACGTCATTGCCGCCGGCGGTCTGTGGACCACGGTGGGAGACTGGCTCGCGTGGAACGAGCACCTCACGAAGCGCGCGCTGGGCGCCGCCGTGGTGGACTCGCTGAGCCGCCGCATGCGCCTCACCAGCGGGATCGACATCGGCTATGCGCTGGGCCTCATGGTGGGCGAGTACCGCGGCACGCCGCAGGTTGCGCACTCGGGCTCGACCGCAGGGTACAGCACGTATCTGGCCCGCTATCCGCAGCTGGGCAATCTCTCCATTGCCGTGCTGTGCAACTCGGCCGGCGCACCGGCCACGAACTACACGCACGCCATCGTGGACGCCCTGCACCCGGAGTTACCGCGTGCGGCGGCGCGAGATACCGTGCCGGCCACGCTGCCAACCCTGCTCCCCTGGCGCGGCCTGTACGAAGACACACGGTGGCACAGCGTGGCCGTCATGGACACGGCCGGTGGGAGCATGCGTCTCGACGGCGCTCCCGTGCGGCCGCTGCGCGACGGCACCTATCTCGTGGGCAGCCAGGTGATGCGGTTCGCGATGGACGCGGACGGACGCACGCGCACGCTGCGTTCGACAACGAGCGACGGCGACAGCGTCGTGCACCGGTGGCGACAGGCGGAGCGCTGGAATCCCTCCGCGAGCGAACTGCAGGCGCTGATGGGACGCTACGCCAGCAATGAAATCGGGGTCACATTCGATGTGGCCGTGCAGAACGGCACGCTCACGGTGAGCCCGCGCCCCGGGGTAGTGGATACCCTCACCCCCACGGCGCGCGACGCGTTCGCGGGGAGCGACAATGCCGTCTGGTTCACGCGTGGCCGCAACGGCGCGGGGCGCGAGATGCACTTCGGGGCGAGTCGCGCGTGGCACTTCACTGCGGTGCGCGTCCCGTGAGCGGCGCTCTTGATGTTCCGGTCGTCCTCATCACCGGTGCCGCCACCGGCATCGGCGCCGCGTGCGCACGCGCCTTCGCCCGTGCCGGGTGGCGCGTGGCCGTTGCCACCCTGCCCGCCACGCAACGCGAGGCTGAGGCGGTGCAGGCCGAATGCACCGCACTGGGCGCCGACGCGCTGGTGGTGGACCTCGATGTCACCGACGACGCCAGCTGTCGCCGCGCCGCCGATCGCACCGAACAGCACTTCGGTCGACTCGACGGCCTGGTGAACTGCGCCGGCGTGACGCGCTTCGTGCCGCACCATGACCTCGAGGCGCTGCCCTCGAGCGAGTTCGGGCGCACGAACGACGTGAATGTGCTGGGCACCTTCCAGATGATTCGTGCCTGCCGCGGTGCGCTCGAGCGCAGCGGACGCGGCGCCATCGTGAACTACTCGTCCATCGCCGGGCTGTCGGGGGTGGGGTCGAGCGTCGCCTACGCCGCCAGCAAGGGGGCCGTGATTGCGCTCACGCTCTCCACGGCCCGCTCGCTGGCGCCGCACATCCGCGTGAACGCCATTGCCCCGGGCTATGTGGCCGGCGGACTCCCCAGCCGCGTTCTCGATCCCGCTGCGCTGGCAGCGGTGGAGGCCCGCTATCTCGAGACACAGCCCCTCAAGCGGCTGCTGCACCCCGACGAAGTGGCGGCACTCACGCTGTTTCTCGTGGATGGACCGGTGGGCATCACCGGCGAAGTCATCCGCATCGACAACGGCCTGCACCTCAACGGCTGACCCCCATGCACACGGCTCACGACGCCGAGATGGCCGACACGGTGCGCATCGGCTTCATCGGCCTGGGGCTCATCGGCGCCCCCATGGTGGAGCGGCTGCTCGAGTGCGGTCGCGATGTGACGATCTGGAACCGCTCGCCGGAAAAGTGCGCGCCGCTGGTGGCGGCGGGGGCGCGTCTGGCACCATCCGCGCAGCAGGTGGGGCGCGACACCGATATCGTGTGCCTCTGCCTCACCGACACGGCCGCCGTGCAGGACGTGGTCTTCGGGACGGGCAACGTGGTAGCCGGGCTGCGTGAGGAATCGCTGGTCGTGGACCTCTCCAGCATTGCGCCCGATGCCACGCGCACCATGGCGCACGCGCTCGATGACACCTGCGGGGCCTCGTGGCTCGACGCGCCGGTCTCCGGCGGCGTGCCGGCCGCCCGTGCGGGCAGACTCATCGTGTTTGCCGGCGGTAACGCCAACGATGTGGCGCGTGCCACGCCGGTATTCAGCGCGCTTGCCCAGCGGGTGACGCACATGGGCGGGCACGGGGCGGGACAGCTCGCCAAGAGCTGCAATCAGCAGATCGTGGCGTGCAACCTGCTCGTGATTGCCGAGATGCTCGCCTTTGCCGAACGCGCGGGCGTGGATGCGTCACGCCTGCCCGAGGCGCTCGCCGGCGGCTTTGCCGACTCGCTGCCGCTGCAGATCTTCGGCCCGCGCATGGTGCATGGCACCGACCAGCCACGCCTCGGCGCCGTCGGCACCTTCAACAAGGACATCGCGCAGGTGGTGCGACTCGCCGAGGAGGTGGGCGCGGCGGTGCCCCTCACGCAGGCCGCGCTGGCGCGCTACGCGGCGGCCCTGGCACACACAGAGATCGGGCACGACGCCGATGCCTCGCGGCTCATTCGCCTGGTGCAAGCGCCTGCGGATGGCGGCGCATGACGCGCCAATTCCGATCGAGCGCCATCTACGAGGGCACCCTGCGCACCACCACGCACGCGTTTCTGCAGGCGCTGGGGCAGGACGACGACGAAATTCGCCGGCCGCACATTGGGGTGTTTCACACGGGTGGCGAGATGAGCCCGTGCAACCTCAACCTCCGCGAACAGGCGCTGCACGCGAAGACCGGCATCTACGCACACGGCGGCATGCCGCACGAGTGTCCCGTGGTCTCCGTCTCCGATGGCCTCTCGGTGGCGCACCCCGGGATGCGCTACTCCCTCGTGTCGCGCGAACTGATTGCCGATAGCGTGGAAGCCAGCACCGAAGCCCATCAGTGGGACGGGATCTTCGCCATTGGCGCCTGCGACAAGAATCTCCCGGGGCTCATGATGGGGATGCTGCGCTGCAACGTTCCGGCCGTGTTCGTGCACGGCGGGTCGGCGCTGCCCGGGCACTGGCAGGGGCGCGATACGCACGTGGGCGAAACGTACGAGACCATTGGCAAGGTGCTCGCGGGTGAGACGTCGGCGGAGACGCTGCAGGCGCTGGCTCACGCCTGTCTCCCCACGGCGGGGGCCTGTGCCGGCCAGTTCACGGCCAACACCATGGGCATGGTATCGGAGGCGCTTGGCCTCGCGCCCGTGGGGTCGAGCATGGTGCCGGCCGTGTACAGCGAACGGGCCCCGCTCATGCGGCGCGCCGCGGCCATTCTCATGCGCGCCGTCATGGCCGATGCCCCGCGACCGCGCGACATCGTGACCCGCGCCGCGCTCGAGAATGCCTGTGCGGCCGTTTCGGCCACGGGCGGATCCACCAACGCGGCGCTGCACCTGCCGGCGCTCGCGCACGAGGTCGGCGTGGAGTTCACGTTGGCCGACGTGGCCCGTGTGTTTGCGCGTACGCCACTCATTGCCGACCTGCAGCCGGGCGGCCGCTACTTCGCCCGTGACCTGCACCACGTGGGCGGGGCCGGTGTCGTGCTGCGTGCGCTGCTCGAGTCGGGGCACGTGGATGGCAGTGCGCTCACGGTGACGGGACGCACCCTGGCCGAGGAGTTGGCCACGGCACCGGCACCCGATGGCCGAGTGGTGCACACGGTGGCGCAGGCGCGATCCACGGATGGTGGCGTGACCGTGCTCACCGGCAACCTGTGTCCCAACGGCGCACTGCTCAAGACGGCGGGACTCAACACGCTCGTGCACCGCGGTCCGGCGCGGGTCTTCGAGTGCGAGGAAGCGGCACAGGCCGCCGTGACGGCGCGAGCCTACGCGCTGGGCGATGTGCTGGTGATCCGCAACGAGGGGCCCCATGGCGGCCCCGGCATGCGCGAGATGCTGGGGATCACGGCGCTGCTCTACGGGCAGGGGGTGGGCGACCAGGTGGCGCTGCTCACCGATGGCCGCTTCAGCGGGGCAACGCGAGGGCTGTGCATTGGCCACGCCGGCCCCGAAGCTGCCGTTGGCGGGCCCATTGCCGCACTGCGCGACGGCGACATCATCGCCATTGATGCCAGGCCGGAGGCGCGCACGATTGTCGTGGAGCTGAGCGACGAAGCGCTCGCCATGCGACTGGCGGCGGTGACACCGCAGCCGCAGCCCGTGCGTGGCGGGCTACTGGAGAAGTACCGCGCCGTGGTCGGGCCGGCGCACCGCGGTGCGGTTACGCACTCGGGGCCGGGTGCGCGGTGAGCGGGTAAGGGGACAGCCGCCGCCTCACCGCTCCCGCGGCGCCGCGGGCATGACGGGGAGGCACATCACGTACGCGTGATAGCGCGTCTCCCCCGGCGCGAGCGCGCGCGCCAGATCCACGCGATCCTCGGCGTCGGTCATGAGCATCGCGTCGCCGTACACGTTGAACAGACAATCGGCCTTGCCCATGCGGAAACGCAGCGACGCTTCGCTGGGGGCATCGTACGGGTCGGGGGTGCGCACCCAGCCCACCGCCCGTACGCGCTCGTAGAAGGCCACGGCTTCCGGCTGCACACCGCGCACCGTGCCCCCGGCCGCCGTGATGCGACAGCCGGTGA
Coding sequences within it:
- a CDS encoding serine hydrolase domain-containing protein, encoding MRPLPPVTSALAALLLCTTAAPAWSQTPATAQLTAITDKVFAPWNSTHSPGCAVGIARGGVTLLERGYGMADLAGGRPITPATILESGSVAKQFTATAVMLLVADGKLRLEDDARRYLPELPTYGRTITVRHLLTHTSGLREWSNLVAWQGWPRGTRMHTQGDAFRIITSQRALNYPVGDHYSYTNSGYLLARTLVERVSGQDFETFTAERIFKPLGLTHTSWRGNFTRVVPGLAQAYRRHRGEWQLDMPNDHVIAAGGLWTTVGDWLAWNEHLTKRALGAAVVDSLSRRMRLTSGIDIGYALGLMVGEYRGTPQVAHSGSTAGYSTYLARYPQLGNLSIAVLCNSAGAPATNYTHAIVDALHPELPRAAARDTVPATLPTLLPWRGLYEDTRWHSVAVMDTAGGSMRLDGAPVRPLRDGTYLVGSQVMRFAMDADGRTRTLRSTTSDGDSVVHRWRQAERWNPSASELQALMGRYASNEIGVTFDVAVQNGTLTVSPRPGVVDTLTPTARDAFAGSDNAVWFTRGRNGAGREMHFGASRAWHFTAVRVP
- a CDS encoding EVE domain-containing protein; the protein is MPAKKAPKSMPYEQGAWAHVFAPRTPGEQRFWLIKSEPDVFSWSDLLQAPKRTTCWDSVRNSSARNFMRDGMKKGDLAFYYHSNAEPSGIVGICEVVREGYPDPTAWDPQHDYFDPKSDPDMPTWYMVDVKAVQPFRTMVTLPQLKADPALTEMALIKVGRLSVVPVAAPEWAHICQLGGLD
- a CDS encoding NAD(P)-dependent oxidoreductase, whose protein sequence is MHTAHDAEMADTVRIGFIGLGLIGAPMVERLLECGRDVTIWNRSPEKCAPLVAAGARLAPSAQQVGRDTDIVCLCLTDTAAVQDVVFGTGNVVAGLREESLVVDLSSIAPDATRTMAHALDDTCGASWLDAPVSGGVPAARAGRLIVFAGGNANDVARATPVFSALAQRVTHMGGHGAGQLAKSCNQQIVACNLLVIAEMLAFAERAGVDASRLPEALAGGFADSLPLQIFGPRMVHGTDQPRLGAVGTFNKDIAQVVRLAEEVGAAVPLTQAALARYAAALAHTEIGHDADASRLIRLVQAPADGGA
- a CDS encoding dihydroxy-acid dehydratase, with the translated sequence MTRQFRSSAIYEGTLRTTTHAFLQALGQDDDEIRRPHIGVFHTGGEMSPCNLNLREQALHAKTGIYAHGGMPHECPVVSVSDGLSVAHPGMRYSLVSRELIADSVEASTEAHQWDGIFAIGACDKNLPGLMMGMLRCNVPAVFVHGGSALPGHWQGRDTHVGETYETIGKVLAGETSAETLQALAHACLPTAGACAGQFTANTMGMVSEALGLAPVGSSMVPAVYSERAPLMRRAAAILMRAVMADAPRPRDIVTRAALENACAAVSATGGSTNAALHLPALAHEVGVEFTLADVARVFARTPLIADLQPGGRYFARDLHHVGGAGVVLRALLESGHVDGSALTVTGRTLAEELATAPAPDGRVVHTVAQARSTDGGVTVLTGNLCPNGALLKTAGLNTLVHRGPARVFECEEAAQAAVTARAYALGDVLVIRNEGPHGGPGMREMLGITALLYGQGVGDQVALLTDGRFSGATRGLCIGHAGPEAAVGGPIAALRDGDIIAIDARPEARTIVVELSDEALAMRLAAVTPQPQPVRGGLLEKYRAVVGPAHRGAVTHSGPGAR
- a CDS encoding SDR family oxidoreductase encodes the protein MSGALDVPVVLITGAATGIGAACARAFARAGWRVAVATLPATQREAEAVQAECTALGADALVVDLDVTDDASCRRAADRTEQHFGRLDGLVNCAGVTRFVPHHDLEALPSSEFGRTNDVNVLGTFQMIRACRGALERSGRGAIVNYSSIAGLSGVGSSVAYAASKGAVIALTLSTARSLAPHIRVNAIAPGYVAGGLPSRVLDPAALAAVEARYLETQPLKRLLHPDEVAALTLFLVDGPVGITGEVIRIDNGLHLNG